Genomic DNA from Thermoanaerobaculia bacterium:
GACCGGTGTCCACATCCCGTCGCTGACCCCGTGGCCGCCGTTTCTCCCAAGGCGGCCGCTTACGGGGTGCGGGATCGGGACCCGGGACTCCGAGCACGATACGACTCCGCCGCAGCGTCGTGAGGGCTCACGACTGGTCCAGGCTGCGGACCTCCCCGAGGCGGCGGGCGAGGAAGCGGCGTTCCGGCTCGGTGCGGGCGAGGGCGAGCGCCTCGCGGTAGGCGGCGGCCGCCTCTTCGTGGCGCTCGAGCCGCCGCAGCAGGTCGGCACGGGCGGCAGGCAACAAGTGATACCCGGCGAGCCGCCGCCCAAAGTTGAGTTCGTCGAGCAAGGCGAGCCCCGCGGCCGGCCCATCGGTCATCGCCACGGCAACCGCCCGATTCAGCGCGACGACGGGCGACGGTTCCACCTCTTCGAGCAGGCGATACAGCTCCGCGATCTCGCGCCAGTCGGTGGCGGAGGCGGTGGCGGCGCGCGCATGCACACCGGCGATCGCCGCCTGCAGGGCGAACGGTCCCGGGGGCCGCCGGGCGCGCAACGCCTGCTCGACCAAAGTCAGGCCGTCGCGCAGTTTCGCCCGTTCCCAGCGCGAGCGATCCTGATCCTCGAGCAGCACCAGCTCCCCTGCGTCGTCGAAACGCGCCGGGCGGCGGGCGTCGGTGAGCAGCATGAGAGCCAGCAGGGCGATCGCTTCGCTCCTCGCCGGCAAGAGCGCCACGACCAGTCGCGCCAGGCGAATGGCCTCGGCACAGAGGTCGGCACGAACCCCGCGTTCGCCGGCAGTCGGAGCGTAGCCCTCGTTGAA
This window encodes:
- a CDS encoding RNA polymerase subunit sigma-24, which produces MIEEQTSENQTSESAVERIYRAEGGRVLATLIGLLGDFDLAEEALQEALAVAVERWPVEGLPAQPRAWLVSTARFKAIDRLRRAALDRRKRQELASEGAAEATSPPVELAEIESGFPDERLRLIFTCCHPALAPETQVALSLRTLCGLQSEEIARALLVPVATLQQRLVRAKAKIRAARIPYRVPAEEELPARLEAVLRTIYLVFNEGYAPTAGERGVRADLCAEAIRLARLVVALLPARSEAIALLALMLLTDARRPARFDDAGELVLLEDQDRSRWERAKLRDGLTLVEQALRARRPPGPFALQAAIAGVHARAATASATDWREIAELYRLLEEVEPSPVVALNRAVAVAMTDGPAAGLALLDELNFGRRLAGYHLLPAARADLLRRLERHEEAAAAYREALALARTEPERRFLARRLGEVRSLDQS